A portion of the Leifsonia sp. EB41 genome contains these proteins:
- a CDS encoding N-acetyltransferase family protein, whose protein sequence is MTGFRIRPANREDARVLSDMLVEAANWNVSRARPRVAVLEDPAVLRYVAGWKRPGDFGCVAEDAHGAAVGACWARLFPADAPGKGFVAVGVPELTLGVNAQWRAQGVGRALLQELGRQAAASGANRLSLSVERANFAQRLYVSEGYVTVQSRATADTMMRAVR, encoded by the coding sequence ATGACAGGGTTCCGGATCCGCCCGGCGAACCGCGAGGATGCGCGCGTCCTCTCGGACATGCTCGTGGAGGCCGCGAACTGGAACGTCTCGCGCGCACGTCCGCGCGTCGCGGTTCTGGAGGACCCGGCCGTCCTGCGCTATGTCGCCGGCTGGAAGCGGCCGGGGGACTTCGGCTGCGTCGCGGAAGACGCCCACGGCGCCGCTGTGGGAGCCTGCTGGGCACGGCTGTTCCCGGCCGACGCGCCGGGCAAGGGCTTCGTCGCCGTCGGCGTCCCGGAGCTGACTCTCGGCGTCAACGCGCAGTGGCGCGCGCAGGGCGTCGGCCGTGCTCTGCTCCAGGAGCTGGGCAGGCAGGCCGCCGCCTCGGGCGCGAACCGGTTGAGCCTCAGCGTCGAGCGCGCGAACTTCGCCCAGCGGCTCTACGTGAGCGAGGGGTATGTGACGGTCCAGTCGCGCGCGACGGCCGACACGATGATGCGCGCGGTGCGCTGA
- a CDS encoding ribonuclease J, translating into MPNLVSAPPALEPGTLRIIPTGGLGEIGRNMTVFEYEGKLLIVDCGVLFPEQDQPGVDLILPDFQPVRDRLDDILGVVLTHGHEDHIGAVPYLLKLRADIPLIGSGLTLALVEAKLKEHRIQPYTLTVKEGRTEQLGPFDLEFVAVNHSIPDALAVAITTPAGTVLHTGDFKMDQLPLDDRITDLRAFARLGEKGVDLFMADSTNADVPGFTPLERSIGPVLDNVIARAPRRVIVASFSSHVHRVQQVLDAAAANGRRVALLGRSMVRNMTIASELGYLKVPEGVLIDYKKAADLPDDEIVYMSTGSQGEPMAVLARMANMDHQIEVGHGDTVILASSLIPGNENAVYRVIDGLTKLGANVVHKGNAKVHVSGHAAAGELLYCYNILKPRNVMPVHGEYRHLVANARLAMDTGVPEENTIIAEDGTVIDLRDGVARVVGQLDLGFVYVDGSSVGEITDADLKDRRILGEEGFISIIVVVEAASGRIVTGPEIHARGFAEDDAVFDAVKPKIAAALADAAHSGVRDSHALSQVVRRTVGRWVNTSYRRRPMIVPLVIEA; encoded by the coding sequence ATGCCCAACCTCGTCTCCGCGCCCCCGGCACTCGAACCGGGAACGCTCCGAATCATCCCCACCGGCGGTCTCGGCGAGATCGGCCGCAACATGACCGTCTTCGAATACGAAGGCAAGCTCCTCATCGTCGACTGCGGCGTCCTCTTCCCCGAACAGGACCAGCCGGGCGTCGACCTGATCCTGCCCGACTTCCAGCCGGTTCGCGACCGTCTCGACGACATCCTCGGCGTTGTGCTGACGCACGGCCACGAGGACCACATCGGCGCGGTGCCGTATCTCCTCAAGCTGCGCGCCGACATCCCGCTGATCGGCTCCGGCCTCACCCTCGCGCTCGTGGAGGCGAAGCTCAAGGAGCACCGCATCCAGCCGTACACGCTCACCGTCAAGGAGGGCCGCACCGAGCAGCTCGGCCCGTTCGACCTGGAGTTCGTCGCGGTCAACCACTCCATCCCCGACGCGCTCGCCGTCGCGATCACCACGCCGGCCGGCACGGTGCTGCACACCGGCGACTTCAAGATGGACCAGCTCCCGCTGGACGACAGGATCACCGACCTGCGCGCCTTCGCCCGCCTGGGCGAGAAGGGCGTCGACCTGTTCATGGCCGACTCCACCAACGCCGACGTTCCCGGCTTCACGCCGCTCGAGCGCTCCATCGGCCCTGTGCTCGACAACGTGATCGCGCGCGCCCCGCGCCGGGTGATCGTCGCCAGCTTCTCCAGCCACGTGCACCGCGTGCAGCAGGTGCTCGACGCCGCCGCCGCCAACGGCCGCCGCGTCGCGCTGCTCGGCCGCTCGATGGTGCGCAACATGACCATCGCCTCCGAGCTCGGCTATCTCAAGGTGCCCGAGGGCGTGCTCATCGACTACAAGAAGGCGGCCGACCTCCCGGACGACGAGATCGTCTACATGTCGACAGGCTCCCAGGGCGAGCCGATGGCGGTGCTCGCGCGCATGGCGAACATGGACCACCAGATCGAGGTCGGCCACGGCGACACGGTCATCCTGGCCTCCAGCCTCATCCCGGGCAACGAGAACGCGGTCTACCGGGTCATCGATGGCCTGACCAAGCTCGGCGCCAACGTCGTCCACAAGGGCAACGCCAAGGTGCACGTCTCCGGCCACGCGGCCGCGGGCGAGCTGCTCTACTGCTACAACATCCTGAAGCCCCGCAACGTCATGCCGGTGCACGGCGAGTACCGCCACCTGGTCGCCAACGCGCGCCTCGCGATGGACACCGGCGTGCCGGAGGAGAACACGATCATCGCCGAGGACGGCACGGTCATCGACCTGCGCGACGGCGTCGCCCGCGTGGTCGGCCAGCTCGACCTCGGCTTCGTCTACGTGGACGGCTCCAGCGTCGGCGAGATCACCGACGCCGACCTCAAGGACCGCAGGATCCTCGGCGAGGAGGGCTTCATCTCGATCATCGTGGTGGTGGAGGCCGCCAGCGGCCGCATCGTCACGGGTCCGGAGATCCACGCCCGCGGCTTCGCGGAGGACGACGCGGTGTTCGACGCCGTCAAGCCGAAGATCGCGGCGGCGCTCGCCGACGCGGCCCACAGCGGCGTCCGCGACTCGCACGCGCTCTCCCAGGTGGTCCGCCGCACGGTCGGCCGCTGGGTGAACACCAGCTACCGCCGCCGGCCGATGATCGTCCCGCTCGTCATCGAGGCGTGA
- the dapA gene encoding 4-hydroxy-tetrahydrodipicolinate synthase produces the protein MAAPANPFGQVLVALVTPFTADGEVDWAGVEKHMDDVIVAGADGIVVTGTTGETSTLTDAEKLRLVEVGKDVAGGRAKIITGGGSNETAHAIQLYKQSEKAGADGVMIVTPYYNKPTQAGILTHFRMIADSTDLPVILYDIPGRTGVPIKYETILRIAKHPNVLAIKDAKGDFSEVSRVLNQTDLMYFSGDDANVLPHLAIGATGLIGVTANITATPYRQIVDAVNAGDLATATAAHQKLEPLVRAVMTHVPGTVAAKYILHGLGRISSPRVRLPLVGPEEWEAAQIEDELDLVRDIPGADFRNFRPDRNAAAGGALPKIAGATR, from the coding sequence ATGGCTGCTCCCGCTAATCCCTTCGGCCAGGTGCTCGTCGCCCTGGTCACGCCCTTCACCGCCGACGGCGAGGTCGACTGGGCCGGCGTGGAGAAGCACATGGACGACGTGATCGTCGCCGGCGCGGACGGCATCGTCGTCACCGGCACCACGGGGGAGACCTCCACCCTCACCGACGCCGAGAAGCTGCGCCTGGTCGAGGTGGGCAAGGACGTCGCGGGAGGCCGGGCCAAGATCATCACCGGCGGCGGCTCCAACGAGACCGCGCACGCCATCCAGCTCTACAAGCAGAGCGAGAAGGCCGGCGCCGACGGCGTCATGATCGTCACGCCGTACTACAACAAGCCGACGCAGGCCGGAATCCTCACGCACTTCCGCATGATCGCGGACTCCACCGACCTGCCGGTGATCCTCTACGACATCCCGGGCCGCACCGGCGTCCCGATCAAGTACGAGACCATCCTGCGCATCGCCAAGCACCCCAACGTGCTCGCCATCAAGGATGCCAAGGGCGACTTCAGCGAGGTCAGCCGGGTGCTCAACCAGACCGACCTCATGTACTTCTCCGGCGACGACGCCAACGTCCTCCCGCACCTGGCGATCGGCGCCACGGGCCTCATCGGCGTCACCGCCAACATCACCGCGACCCCGTACCGCCAGATCGTGGACGCGGTCAACGCCGGCGACCTGGCCACCGCGACGGCCGCCCACCAGAAGCTGGAGCCGCTGGTCCGCGCCGTCATGACACACGTTCCCGGCACCGTCGCGGCCAAGTACATCCTGCACGGCCTGGGGCGCATCTCCAGCCCGCGCGTCCGACTCCCGCTGGTCGGCCCGGAGGAGTGGGAGGCCGCCCAGATCGAGGACGAGCTCGACCTCGTCCGCGACATCCCGGGCGCCGATTTCCGCAACTTCCGCCCCGATCGCAACGCCGCCGCCGGCGGCGCGCTGCCCAAGATCGCCGGCGCCACACGCTAG
- a CDS encoding thioredoxin family protein has translation MSASSALLVLLGLVAVATAAGLLWRARTGRVRSARADRVTAAEVGAAGLGSRATLVQFSTAFCAQCPSTARVLHGVAGEHDGVEHLDVDLTVRPELARRFGVLQTPTTLLLDARGTVRGRIAGAARPGDVRSALDRILTE, from the coding sequence ATGTCCGCATCCTCCGCCCTCCTCGTCCTGCTCGGACTGGTCGCCGTCGCGACGGCGGCCGGCCTCCTCTGGCGCGCCCGCACCGGCCGGGTCCGCTCGGCACGGGCCGACCGCGTGACCGCCGCCGAAGTGGGCGCGGCCGGGCTCGGCTCGCGCGCGACGCTCGTCCAGTTCTCCACCGCCTTCTGCGCCCAGTGCCCGTCGACTGCGCGTGTGCTGCACGGCGTCGCGGGCGAGCACGACGGCGTCGAGCACCTGGACGTCGACCTGACCGTCCGTCCGGAGCTCGCCCGCCGGTTCGGCGTGCTGCAGACACCGACCACCCTGCTGCTCGACGCCCGCGGCACCGTCCGTGGCCGCATCGCCGGGGCCGCACGGCCCGGCGATGTGCGCAGCGCCCTCGACCGCATCCTGACGGAGTGA
- a CDS encoding DUF4395 family protein, which yields MTDAPKTARTTQQGIDPRSPRFGAAITAVLLLIDLFLALTGATVAAAVLLLLIAALFAWGAFAGVRRHPYGLLYRVAVRPRLAPPTELEDPAPPTFAQGVGLVVTGLGLLLFVLGVPAALPIAAALAFVAAFLNAVFAYCLGCQIYLLLVRAGVIRRPASAA from the coding sequence ATGACCGACGCCCCGAAGACCGCCCGCACCACCCAGCAGGGCATCGACCCGCGCTCGCCGCGGTTCGGCGCCGCGATCACGGCCGTCCTGCTGCTGATCGACCTCTTCCTCGCCCTCACCGGCGCGACCGTCGCCGCCGCTGTGCTGCTGCTCCTGATCGCCGCCCTGTTCGCCTGGGGAGCCTTCGCCGGCGTGCGCCGCCATCCGTACGGCCTGCTGTACCGCGTGGCGGTGCGCCCCCGGCTCGCGCCGCCGACCGAGCTGGAGGACCCGGCTCCGCCGACGTTCGCGCAGGGTGTCGGGCTCGTCGTCACCGGCCTCGGCCTCCTGCTGTTCGTGCTGGGCGTGCCCGCCGCGCTGCCGATCGCCGCCGCGCTCGCGTTCGTCGCGGCCTTCCTGAACGCTGTGTTCGCGTACTGCCTGGGCTGCCAGATCTACCTGCTGCTCGTGCGGGCCGGCGTCATCCGGAGGCCCGCGAGCGCGGCCTGA
- a CDS encoding OsmC family peroxiredoxin, with product MAVTSESTTVWTGDLKSGSGTVSLDSSGAATLSVNWKARSEGGAETSTPEELLGAAHSACFSMAFSNVLAAFGTAPESIRTTAAVTFDPAEGITGSHLLVEATVPGLGEEDFQRLADEAKRTCPVSRALVGIPITIEATLA from the coding sequence ATGGCAGTCACCAGCGAATCCACCACGGTCTGGACCGGCGATCTGAAGTCCGGCTCGGGGACGGTCTCGCTCGACTCGTCGGGAGCGGCGACGCTCTCGGTGAACTGGAAGGCGCGCTCGGAGGGCGGCGCGGAGACCTCCACGCCGGAGGAGCTGCTGGGCGCCGCCCACTCCGCCTGCTTCTCGATGGCGTTCTCGAACGTCCTCGCAGCCTTCGGCACCGCGCCGGAGAGCATCCGCACCACCGCCGCGGTGACCTTCGACCCCGCCGAGGGCATCACCGGCAGCCACCTCCTGGTCGAGGCGACCGTGCCGGGGCTCGGCGAGGAGGACTTCCAGCGCCTCGCCGACGAGGCGAAGCGCACCTGCCCGGTCTCGCGGGCGCTGGTCGGCATCCCGATCACGATCGAAGCCACGCTGGCCTGA
- a CDS encoding TIGR01777 family oxidoreductase: MASEPMRVLVAGASGMIGTELVRALRAEGHVALRLVRRELAAADERAWAPSARSIDLRLLDDADAVVNLSGASLNRLPWTAAHKRRILDSRLAATGTLADGMRQAANPPGVFVSGAAVGYYGDRPGQTLTEDSAKGTGFLSDVVEAWETAAHLAPTGTRVVTLRTGVVVGPGGAMAPLLPLAKLGLLGPIAGGRQHWPWVSLHDEAAAIVHLLTSGLSGPVDLVGPQPATAGEVLRALAKAVHRPYGLPLPRPVVTLALGEAGRELLLADQRVLPQRLLDDGFVFRDATVQEAMARLVERAA; this comes from the coding sequence ATGGCGTCTGAGCCGATGCGGGTGCTCGTGGCCGGCGCGTCCGGCATGATCGGCACCGAGCTCGTCCGCGCGCTGCGGGCGGAGGGCCACGTCGCCCTCCGCCTGGTGCGGCGGGAGCTGGCCGCCGCGGACGAGCGCGCCTGGGCCCCCTCGGCGCGGAGCATCGACCTGCGGCTGCTGGACGACGCGGACGCCGTGGTGAACCTCTCCGGGGCCTCCCTCAACCGGCTGCCGTGGACGGCCGCGCACAAGCGCCGCATCCTCGACTCGCGGCTGGCCGCGACGGGAACCCTCGCGGACGGGATGCGCCAGGCCGCGAACCCGCCGGGCGTCTTCGTCAGCGGCGCGGCGGTCGGGTACTACGGCGACCGGCCGGGACAGACCCTGACCGAGGACTCCGCCAAGGGAACCGGTTTCCTGTCGGACGTGGTGGAGGCCTGGGAGACCGCGGCGCACCTCGCGCCCACCGGCACCCGCGTCGTCACCCTCCGCACCGGCGTCGTCGTCGGGCCCGGCGGCGCGATGGCGCCGCTGCTGCCGCTCGCGAAGCTCGGGCTCCTCGGTCCGATCGCGGGCGGCCGGCAGCACTGGCCGTGGGTGAGCCTGCACGACGAGGCGGCCGCGATCGTCCACCTCCTGACCTCCGGCCTGAGCGGACCGGTCGATCTCGTCGGGCCGCAGCCCGCCACCGCCGGCGAGGTGCTGCGCGCGCTGGCCAAGGCGGTGCACCGCCCGTACGGCCTCCCGCTACCGCGGCCGGTCGTGACCCTCGCGCTCGGCGAGGCCGGGCGCGAGCTGCTGCTCGCGGATCAGCGGGTGCTGCCGCAGCGCCTGCTCGACGACGGCTTCGTGTTCCGCGACGCGACGGTGCAGGAGGCGATGGCCCGGCTGGTGGAGCGGGCGGCCTAG
- the dapB gene encoding 4-hydroxy-tetrahydrodipicolinate reductase, whose amino-acid sequence MTIRVAVAGATGKLGSVAVRLIEAADDLELVAALDSRTPLDAMLGADVLVDMTLPQVSPGIVAFAVDHGLNVLVGTSGWSADRILDLERRVAEHEGAGAVVIPNFSLGSALGTAFATVAARFFDSIEIVETHGPGKVDSPSGTAVRTAELIAAARLQRGPVDAPHTDQRARGQQVGSVPIHSLRMRGVSAQQQVIFGGVGETLTIRHDANGQEAYETGILLALRAAATTTGVLVGLDKLVDLGISEPDGEPPRPTVREV is encoded by the coding sequence GTGACTATTCGCGTGGCCGTTGCCGGGGCGACCGGCAAGCTCGGATCCGTGGCGGTCCGTCTCATCGAGGCGGCCGACGACCTGGAGCTGGTGGCCGCCCTCGACTCCCGCACCCCGCTCGACGCGATGCTCGGCGCCGACGTGCTGGTGGACATGACGCTCCCGCAGGTCAGCCCGGGGATCGTCGCCTTCGCCGTCGACCACGGCCTCAACGTGCTGGTCGGGACCTCCGGCTGGTCGGCCGACCGCATCCTGGACCTGGAGCGCCGTGTCGCCGAGCACGAGGGCGCGGGCGCCGTCGTCATCCCGAACTTCTCCCTGGGCTCCGCGCTCGGCACCGCCTTCGCGACCGTCGCCGCCCGGTTCTTCGACTCGATCGAGATCGTCGAGACGCACGGCCCGGGCAAGGTCGACTCGCCCTCCGGCACCGCGGTGCGGACCGCCGAGCTGATCGCGGCCGCCCGGCTGCAGCGCGGCCCGGTGGACGCGCCGCACACCGACCAGCGGGCGCGCGGCCAGCAGGTCGGCAGCGTGCCGATCCACAGCCTCCGGATGCGCGGCGTCTCCGCCCAGCAGCAGGTGATCTTCGGCGGGGTGGGGGAGACCCTCACCATCCGCCACGACGCGAACGGGCAGGAGGCCTACGAGACCGGCATCCTGCTCGCGCTCCGCGCCGCCGCGACGACCACCGGCGTGCTCGTCGGCCTGGACAAGCTGGTCGACCTCGGCATCTCCGAGCCGGACGGGGAGCCGCCGCGCCCGACCGTCCGCGAGGTGTAG
- a CDS encoding GNAT family N-acetyltransferase, whose product MVSFADVAVTDATAHRMLADYFAERAETFPASQGAYRTTFPDPGQFVPPTGVFLLAYDDGEAGCGGVRELSVPLSETDDGEQIVRYEIKHLWVAPAHRGQGLGRAILAELEHRARGFGATEVVLDTNASLEAAAGLYRSHGYESIQPYNDNPNATDWFRKRLGPNVTPE is encoded by the coding sequence ATGGTGTCCTTTGCCGATGTCGCCGTCACCGACGCGACCGCCCACCGGATGCTCGCCGACTACTTCGCCGAGCGCGCCGAGACGTTCCCCGCCTCCCAGGGCGCGTACCGCACGACCTTCCCCGACCCCGGCCAGTTCGTCCCGCCGACCGGCGTCTTCCTGCTGGCGTACGACGACGGGGAGGCCGGCTGCGGCGGCGTCCGCGAGTTGAGCGTCCCGCTGTCGGAGACCGACGACGGAGAGCAGATCGTCCGCTACGAGATCAAGCATCTCTGGGTGGCGCCCGCGCACCGCGGTCAGGGCCTGGGCCGCGCCATCCTCGCCGAGCTCGAGCACCGGGCGCGCGGCTTCGGCGCGACCGAGGTCGTCCTCGACACCAACGCGAGCCTGGAGGCCGCCGCCGGCCTCTACCGCTCGCACGGCTACGAGAGCATCCAGCCGTACAACGACAACCCGAACGCGACGGACTGGTTCCGCAAGCGGCTCGGCCCGAACGTCACGCCGGAGTGA
- a CDS encoding histidine phosphatase family protein, giving the protein MPHYLYLVRHGEQQDAQHGLPDGPLSPRGKRQAQLIADRLSGLPLTGMYHSPLVRAEQTASIIAERMPAVEPEPSSLLFDCIPSGPTPDMPKAFESFFGSVTEAEIDAGRAQMDDAVNEFLTPAMGDRHDLLVTHNFVIGWFVRHVFDAPAWRWLGLNQANCGLTIIRVRSAKPPVLVVHNDLGHLPVELRTGLPELQPV; this is encoded by the coding sequence GTGCCCCATTACCTCTACCTGGTGCGTCACGGCGAGCAGCAGGACGCCCAGCACGGCCTCCCCGACGGCCCGCTCTCGCCGCGCGGCAAGCGCCAGGCGCAGCTCATCGCCGACCGGTTGAGCGGGCTGCCGCTGACCGGCATGTACCACTCGCCGCTCGTGCGCGCGGAGCAGACGGCCTCGATCATCGCCGAACGGATGCCGGCGGTGGAGCCGGAGCCGTCCAGCCTGCTGTTCGACTGCATCCCGTCCGGGCCGACGCCCGACATGCCCAAGGCGTTCGAGTCGTTCTTCGGCTCCGTCACGGAAGCCGAGATCGACGCGGGCCGGGCCCAGATGGATGACGCGGTCAACGAGTTCCTGACGCCGGCGATGGGCGACAGGCACGACCTGCTGGTGACGCACAACTTCGTGATCGGCTGGTTCGTCCGGCACGTGTTCGACGCGCCGGCCTGGCGCTGGCTCGGCCTCAACCAGGCCAACTGCGGGCTCACCATCATCCGGGTGCGTTCGGCGAAGCCGCCCGTGCTGGTGGTGCACAACGACCTCGGCCACCTGCCGGTCGAGCTGCGCACCGGCCTGCCGGAGCTGCAGCCGGTCTAG
- a CDS encoding M16 family metallopeptidase: MNSAVDLPLGLADLAFAASGEALVRRTILPNGVRILSEQVPGARSATLGYWVAVGSRDETADVAGSLGSTHFLEHLLFKGTRTRTALDIAVSFDSVGGEHNAMTAKEYTCYYAKVQDRDLPMAVEVIGDMLTSSVLDSTEFENERGVILEELSMAEDDPADVANERLFTAVLGGHPLGRPIGGRPDTIRAATRDAVWSHYRANYRPRDLVVTAAGAVDHDVLVAGVRRALDAAGWDRDEEAVPVDRRPTAAATVERGASVVTVSRPIEQANLIIGMPGIVATDERRTTMSVLNSILGGGMSSRLFQEVREKRGLAYAVYSFSGSYSDAGVFGLFSGCAPAKARQVAELMLSELHRLADGGVTADELRRAVGQLSGGAALALEDSDTRMSRLGRAEISLGEFADLDESLRRLHLVTAGDVQELARDLADRPVSISAVGGVDDDVFAGLVA; the protein is encoded by the coding sequence ATGAACAGCGCAGTCGACCTCCCGCTCGGTCTGGCCGACCTCGCATTCGCCGCCTCCGGTGAGGCCCTCGTCCGCCGCACGATTCTGCCGAACGGCGTCCGCATCCTCAGCGAGCAGGTTCCCGGTGCGCGCAGCGCGACCCTCGGCTACTGGGTGGCCGTCGGCTCGCGCGACGAGACCGCCGATGTGGCGGGCAGCCTCGGCTCCACGCACTTCCTCGAGCACCTCCTCTTCAAGGGCACGCGCACGCGCACGGCCCTCGACATCGCGGTGTCCTTCGACTCGGTCGGCGGCGAGCACAACGCCATGACGGCCAAGGAGTACACCTGCTACTACGCCAAGGTGCAGGACCGCGACCTCCCGATGGCGGTGGAGGTCATCGGGGACATGCTCACCTCGTCGGTCCTCGACTCGACGGAGTTCGAGAACGAGCGCGGCGTCATCCTCGAAGAGCTGTCGATGGCGGAGGACGACCCGGCCGATGTCGCCAACGAGCGGCTCTTCACCGCGGTGCTCGGCGGCCATCCGCTCGGGCGGCCGATCGGCGGCCGTCCCGACACCATCCGCGCCGCGACCCGTGACGCCGTCTGGAGCCACTACCGGGCCAACTACCGGCCGCGCGACCTGGTCGTGACGGCCGCGGGCGCGGTCGACCACGACGTGCTCGTGGCGGGCGTGCGGCGCGCGCTCGACGCCGCGGGCTGGGACCGCGACGAGGAGGCCGTGCCGGTCGACCGTCGCCCGACCGCGGCCGCGACCGTCGAGCGCGGCGCCTCGGTGGTGACCGTCTCCCGGCCGATCGAGCAGGCGAACCTCATCATCGGCATGCCCGGCATCGTCGCGACCGACGAGCGCCGCACCACGATGAGCGTGCTCAACTCCATCCTCGGCGGCGGGATGTCGAGCCGGCTGTTCCAGGAGGTCCGCGAGAAGCGCGGGCTGGCCTACGCCGTCTACTCGTTCTCCGGCTCCTACTCCGACGCCGGCGTCTTCGGGCTGTTCTCCGGCTGCGCCCCGGCGAAGGCCAGGCAGGTCGCCGAGCTGATGCTCTCGGAGCTGCACCGCCTCGCCGACGGCGGGGTGACGGCGGACGAGCTCCGCCGCGCCGTCGGCCAGCTCTCCGGCGGGGCGGCGCTCGCGCTGGAGGACTCCGACACCCGGATGTCGCGGCTCGGCCGCGCCGAGATCAGCCTGGGGGAGTTCGCCGACCTCGACGAGAGCCTCCGGCGGCTGCACCTCGTCACCGCCGGTGACGTCCAAGAACTCGCACGTGACCTGGCAGACCGCCCGGTCTCGATCTCCGCGGTGGGTGGCGTCGACGATGACGTCTTCGCGGGCCTCGTGGCCTGA
- a CDS encoding TetR/AcrR family transcriptional regulator, protein MVISARATIRPPAPSKIKILATADELFYEEGIHTVGVDRIIAGARVTKATFYKHFRSKDLLIIAYVEGRDRQVRDWFAEKEAELSDPTAIARALVDSINSEAVRPGFRGDPFINAAAQFADETHPVRVAVTVHRDWYAKRIEELFRQIGHPRPGDAADDLILARDGALAGGYVGDPIAAGAALHRALDHILSES, encoded by the coding sequence ATGGTCATCAGTGCCCGCGCCACCATCCGGCCGCCCGCACCGTCGAAGATCAAGATCCTCGCGACCGCCGACGAACTCTTCTACGAGGAGGGCATCCACACGGTCGGCGTCGACCGCATCATTGCGGGCGCGCGGGTGACGAAGGCGACCTTCTACAAGCACTTCCGCTCCAAGGACCTCCTGATCATCGCCTACGTCGAGGGCCGGGACCGCCAGGTGCGCGACTGGTTCGCCGAGAAGGAGGCAGAGCTGTCCGACCCGACGGCGATCGCCCGCGCCCTCGTGGACTCCATCAACTCCGAGGCGGTGCGTCCCGGCTTCCGCGGCGACCCGTTCATCAACGCCGCCGCGCAGTTCGCCGACGAGACCCACCCCGTGCGGGTCGCCGTGACCGTGCACCGGGACTGGTACGCGAAGCGCATCGAGGAGCTGTTCCGTCAGATCGGTCACCCGCGGCCGGGCGACGCGGCGGACGACCTCATCCTCGCGCGCGACGGCGCCCTGGCCGGCGGCTACGTGGGCGACCCGATCGCGGCGGGCGCGGCTCTGCACCGCGCGCTGGACCACATCCTCTCCGAGTCGTAG
- a CDS encoding aldo/keto reductase translates to MPQLLPLRLLESVGLRTPAAAVASGADGTSVPAPARPATTSQRPAAPAPASPAITFSEPSTDTGGPLDIDSGLERTGPLSIIAPRRIGESDLAVYPLSLGASVFGWTADGDTSLAILDRFASRGGDFIDTADSYVGGRSEVLIGKWMQERRNRDNLVVATKVGRHHENQGLGSVSIVRAVEASLERLQTDHIDLLYFHDDDPEVPLEDSLATAEWLIETGKVRYLGASNFSADRLIEARVLASAGLPKFVAIQTQYNLMHRAEFESALRIVAAAQGLAVMPYYALANGFLTGKYRSKSDLSADARSVRASAYVNRKGMRVLAVIDRIAAEHGVSAASVAIAWLLAKRTIVAPVASASRPEQVDGLMAAAGIRLTRAQMLDLDRVSE, encoded by the coding sequence ATGCCACAGCTTCTTCCCCTGCGCCTGCTCGAGAGCGTCGGCCTCCGCACTCCCGCCGCCGCGGTCGCGTCGGGCGCTGACGGCACATCGGTTCCGGCGCCTGCGCGGCCCGCGACGACCTCGCAGCGGCCCGCCGCTCCTGCTCCCGCGTCACCGGCCATCACCTTCTCCGAGCCGTCCACCGACACCGGCGGCCCCCTCGACATCGACAGCGGCCTGGAGCGCACCGGCCCGCTCTCGATCATCGCCCCGCGCCGCATCGGCGAGAGCGACCTCGCGGTGTACCCGCTGTCGCTCGGGGCCAGCGTCTTCGGCTGGACGGCCGACGGCGACACCTCCCTGGCGATCCTCGACCGCTTCGCCTCGCGCGGCGGCGACTTCATCGACACCGCCGACAGCTACGTCGGCGGCCGCAGCGAGGTCCTCATCGGCAAGTGGATGCAGGAGCGCCGCAACCGCGACAACCTGGTGGTCGCGACCAAGGTCGGCCGCCACCACGAGAACCAGGGCCTCGGCTCGGTGAGCATCGTGCGCGCTGTGGAGGCCTCCCTCGAGCGCCTGCAGACCGACCACATCGACCTGCTGTACTTCCACGACGACGATCCCGAGGTGCCGCTGGAGGACAGCCTGGCGACCGCGGAGTGGCTCATCGAGACCGGCAAGGTCCGCTACCTCGGCGCGTCCAACTTCAGCGCGGACCGCCTCATCGAGGCGCGCGTGCTGGCGTCGGCCGGCCTGCCGAAGTTCGTCGCCATCCAGACCCAGTACAACCTCATGCACCGTGCGGAGTTCGAGAGCGCGCTGCGCATCGTCGCGGCCGCCCAGGGCCTCGCCGTGATGCCGTACTACGCGCTGGCCAACGGCTTCCTCACCGGCAAGTACCGCTCGAAGTCCGACCTCAGCGCCGACGCCCGCAGCGTGCGCGCCTCGGCGTACGTCAACCGCAAGGGCATGCGCGTGCTGGCGGTCATCGACCGCATCGCCGCCGAGCATGGCGTGTCGGCGGCGAGCGTCGCGATCGCGTGGCTGCTGGCCAAGCGCACCATCGTGGCCCCGGTGGCGAGCGCCAGCCGCCCCGAGCAGGTCGACGGCCTGATGGCCGCAGCCGGCATCCGCCTCACCCGGGCCCAGATGCTCGACCTCGACCGCGTCTCCGAGTAG